CGGCCGAGGCGAGCCACACCTACACCGCGCCGGGCACCTACACGGCCGTGGTGACCGTGTCCGATGACAAGGGCGCGTCGGCCACCGCGCAGGTCCAGGTCAAGGTGGACGCGCCGGCCACGGTGTGCTTCACCGGCCGTTCCGACGACTTCCTGGGCGGCCAGCTCGACCGGGACCGCTGGTCGGTCATCAGGGAGAACCAGGACCTCAGGGTCGCCGACGGCAAGCTGGTGATCCCGACCTCGACCACCGACATCTACAGCGCGGGCGGCAACACGCCGAACATCGTGGTGCAGCCGGCGCCGTCGGGCGCCTGGACCGCCACCGCCAAGCTCACGCTGGACGCGCGGGACGCGTACCAGCAGGCGGGCTTGACCATCTACGGCGATGACGACAACTACGCCAAGATGGTGCTGCAGGCGCGCTCCACCTCGGGCTCGAACCACGCCGACCGCATCTTCCAGTTCATCCGGGAGGAGAACGGCAGCCCCAACGAGGTGTCGCAGAGCAACACGGCCACTCTTGGGGACGCCTACCCCGACACGGTGTACGTGCGGTTCGTCAGCGACGGAACCAACATCACCGCCCACTACTCCGCCGACGGCACCACGTTCACCGCGATGCCGCAGACCAAGTCGCTCGCCGGGATCACCAACCCGAAGATCGGCCTGATCTCGCTGGCGGGGGCCAACCACCCGGTCGTGGACGCGTCCTTCGACTGGTTCCACCTCACGCCGGACGACAGGGCGACCGGGCCGGACCCGGACGACGAGTTCGACGGCACGGCCCTCGACGCCTGCCGCTGGACCGCGATCGTGCGCCCCGACGCCACGGCGGTGCGCGTGAGCGACGGCAAGCTGGAGCTCGACACCACGACCGGTGACATCTACGGGACCGACAACACCGGCCCGAAGAACCTCATCCTGCAGCCGGCCCCGAACGGCGACTGGACGCTGGAGACCAAGGTGGACGCCTCGGCCCTCAACGAGCAGTACCAGCAGGGCGGCCTCATGGTGTACACCGGCGACGACGACTACGTGAAGCTCGACTTCCTCACCACCAACGCCGCCGGGTCGGCAGCGGCGCGGAGCATCGAGCTGCGCAGCGAGGTCGGCGGCACCGTGCAGAACCCGCAGCCGCAGGTGAACAACCTCACCACCGGCGTGTGGTGGCTGCGGCTCAAGAAGGAGGGCGACACCTACACCGGGTCCTACTCCGCCGACGGCCAGACCTGGACGGCACTGTCCGCCGCGGTGCAGAACAGCGCGGTGGCCACCGGCGCCAAGGTCGGCGTGTACACGATCGGCACCAACCAGTCGGCGTCGAAGAAGGTCACGTTCGACTACTTCCGCCTCGCCGAGGCGGCGGCCGAGGACGAGACCGCGCCGGTGACGACGGCGACGACCGATCCGGAGCAGCCGGCGGGCGGCACGTTCCCCGGCCCGGTGTCGGTCACGCTGCGGGCCACCGACGAGGCCGGGGGCAGCGGGGTCGACAGGACCGAGTACCGGCTCGACGACGGCGACTGGACCGCCTATACCGGACCGGTCACCGTGACCGGCGACGGGCAGCACGAGCTGCGCTACCGCTCGGCCGACAAGGCGGGCAACGTCGAGGAGGCCAAGACGCTGACACTGACGATCTCGGCGTCCACGCCGCAGGTCGACCTGACGGTCTCCGCCTCGTCCCGCTGCATCGGCACCTCGGCGTACGTGGCGGTCACGGCCGTCAACGGCTCCGACGTGCCGGTGACGGTGACGCTGACCACCCCGTTCGGCTCGAAGACCGTGGCCGGCGTGGCCCCGGGCAAGCAGGCGTACCAGTCCTTCAACAGCCGGGCCGGGCAGATCGACGCCGGCACGGTGACCGTGAAGGGAGTCGCGACGATCGGCGGCGAGCAGGTCACCTCGTCGTACGACGCCGACTACCCGGCGCTCAGCTGCCGCTGACCGCACCGGCGGTGACCACTGTCCGCGCGACCGTGGCCACCGCCCCAGCAGAACCGGGGCCGGCCGGCCGATCGGCCGGCCGGCCCCGCCCCCCATCAATGGAGCGAAGACATGAGAATCAACAGGACCACGCAACTGCTCGCCGCGGCGGTGCTCGGCGTCGCGCTCGCGGGCGTCGGCGTGGCCGGTCCCGCGGTGGCGGACGACGACCCCGAGAAGGGCATCGACGTCACGGTGACGATCGAGCCCAGCACCACTGCGGGCCAGGTGTCCATGACCGTCGCCGACAGCGGCGGCGTGTCCCTGCAGGAGGACGGCTCCAACGCCGCCGCCCGCCAGTTCGTCGGCACCCTGCCGACGGTCACGGTGACCGACACCCGCCGGCCCGAGGAGATCCCCGCCGGCGACTTCTGGGCGGTCGTCGGCCAGGCCAGCGAGTTCACCGCGACGAGCGGCTCCGCGCCGCCCATCGGCCCGCAGTACCTGGGCTGGCGGCCGCACCTGCTGACTGGCTCCTCCTCCGGGGCGGTGGAGGCCGGTGAGCCCGTCTCCAGTGTCATCTCCGACGGCTCTGGAGCGCCGGCCGTCGGTCTGCAGGGCCAGGAGCTGCTGGTGTCGACGGCGAACTCCGCCGACGAGATCGGCACCTGGCAGGTCAACGCCGACCTCGCGCTGCGCACCCCCGCCGACGTCACCGCCGGCGAGTACCGCTCGACCCTCACGCTCTCCCTGTTCAACCAGTCCTGAACGTTCGCCAGTCCTGAACGTTCGCCGGTCCCGAACGCTCGCCAGACTCGAACGTTCACCGGTCCCGAACGTTCGCCGGTCCCGAACGTTCACCTGGTCCTGAACCGGAGGCAGGACGCCATCGCCCGCTCCGGCCGATCCGGGGCCCGCGCCCGCCCGGCGCGGGCCCCGGACGGCCACGACGAGACTGGAGACCTCTCTTGACCGTAAGCCGCCCGCGAGGCGTCCTCGCCCGCCTCGCCGTCCTCCCCGCTCTCGGCGTCGCGATGCTGGCCGCCATGGTGGCGTTCGCCACCCCGTCCGGCGCCGACACCACCTGGTCGGTCGTGCCGGCCAACGCCGACGGTCCCGACGGCCGCAGCGTCATCGACCTGGAACTCGCCGGCGGCCAGCAGGCCGTCGAGCACGTGGCGGTCATCAACCGCTCCACCGAGCCGGTGGACTTCGCGATCGACGCCAACGACGGCTACCTGACCTCCAAGGGCCTTTTCGACATGCGGCCCTCCGACGCCGAGCCCACCGACGGCGGCGCCTGGATCACGGTCCCCGGGAAGGTGACCATCGCCGCCGGGGCCACGTCCGTCGTTCCCGTGACGGTGTCGATTCCCCGCAACGCGACGCCGGGGGACCACCCCGCGGGCGTGACCGCGTCCCTGGAGACCGTCTCCGGCCAGGTACGGGTCCAGAACCGGGTGGGCGTCCGCCTGAACATCCGCGTCACCGGCGACTACGTGGCCAAGGTGGCCGTGACCGGCGTCCGGGCCGAGTACGTGGGCTCGTGGAACCCGTTCGCCGCCGGATCCGTCGAGGTGACCTACACCGTGGCCAACGAAGGCAACGTCCGGCTGGTCACGGACAACCAGGTGCTGACGTCCACGCTCGTGGGGGAGAGCGGCTGGAACGACCCGTCCGCGGCCAGGGCCAGGGAGCTCATGCCGGGCGGCAGCCGCACGTTCGTCGCGCGGGTGCCCGGCGCCTGGCCGCTGGGAGTCATCGGCACGACCGTCATGGCGGTACCCTCACCCGCGGGCGAGCCGCTTCCCGGCGTCGCCGCCCAGCGGGCGGCGGTCGGCACCACGGTGTGGGCGCTGCCCTGGCCGCAGCTCGGCTCCCTCGCCCTCCTCGTCCTCGCCTTCTTCGCCATCCGGCTGAACGCCGCCAGGCGCCGCAGGCGCATCGAACAGCTGATCATGCTCGCCCGCCAAGGCGCGGCCCAGGAGGCGTGAGCGCCCCCGACAACCGCCCCCAGGAGGTGGCCACCATCAACCGACCCAGGCAACCGGCCCCGGCCCGGCCCGCGACGCGGGGCCGCGTGCTCGCCCTCGCGTTCGCGTTCGCGTTCGCGCTCGGCGCGCTCGTCGCCGGCGGCGTGGTGTTCGGCGTGACCCGGCCGAGCTCGATCGAGCAGGCGGCCGACCGCCTCCGCGCCGAGTCCGCGCTGCGCGACCGGACACAGATCAGGACCCTGACGGAGCTGGCCCGCGGCACGCGGACCCGGCTCCTGCCCGTACTCGACGGGCTCGCCCTGGTCCTGCCGGGTGACGGCGCAGCGGGGCCTGTCGCGGTGACCGCAGCCGACGTCGAGAAGTGGCGGCAAACCGCCGCCGCGGCCGTCCAGGGCTTCGCCGACCCGCCGTCCGGCGAGACCGCCACCAACGTGGCGCGGTCGAGTCTCGCCTCCGCCGTGCGGCAGTTCGCCACGACCGTCGACACGTACGCGATGGCGCGGGACCTCACAGGACCGGCCCGCGCCGCCGCCCTCGACCTGGCCGCCCGGCAACGCGCCGACGCGCTCTTCACCTGGTCGATCGGGGCCACCGCCCTCGACGCCGTGAACATCGACGCCGGCTACGGCCACCAGCACGTGTTCCTGCCCACATCACCCGGCGAAGGGGCGCTCACCCCCGACACCGAACCCGAGGGGAGTCACCACCAGTGAAAAAGGCACCGGCATACGTCCTCACCGTCCTGCTGGCCGGGCTCGCGCTGGT
The nucleotide sequence above comes from Nonomuraea gerenzanensis. Encoded proteins:
- a CDS encoding COG1470 family protein, coding for MTVSRPRGVLARLAVLPALGVAMLAAMVAFATPSGADTTWSVVPANADGPDGRSVIDLELAGGQQAVEHVAVINRSTEPVDFAIDANDGYLTSKGLFDMRPSDAEPTDGGAWITVPGKVTIAAGATSVVPVTVSIPRNATPGDHPAGVTASLETVSGQVRVQNRVGVRLNIRVTGDYVAKVAVTGVRAEYVGSWNPFAAGSVEVTYTVANEGNVRLVTDNQVLTSTLVGESGWNDPSAARARELMPGGSRTFVARVPGAWPLGVIGTTVMAVPSPAGEPLPGVAAQRAAVGTTVWALPWPQLGSLALLVLAFFAIRLNAARRRRRIEQLIMLARQGAAQEA